A window of the Athene noctua chromosome 31, bAthNoc1.hap1.1, whole genome shotgun sequence genome harbors these coding sequences:
- the DCAF15 gene encoding DDB1- and CUL4-associated factor 15 isoform X2, with translation MAPSSKSERGGPGGKRGPAGAAGGSSAGPGPRGRREHVVRQLDRVKLSGQLSPRLFRKLPPRVCVSLKSIVDEDFLCAGHIFLGFSKCGRYVLSYTSNSGDDDFSFYIYHLYWWEFNVHSKLKLVRQVRLFQDEEIYSDLYLTVCEWPSDSSKVIVFGFNTRSANGLLVNMMMMSDENHRDIYISAVAVPPPRHCPGCRDMALAHPGEPRGERHCLRHGFMLHTKYQVVYPFPTFQPAFQLKKDQVVLLNTSYSLVACAVAVHAAGDTSSCQILYERRSAPGPCRRAGCGPPPPPPPPPPPPPALRPEEPEGGPAGVGGPGGAQPLAGRAGAGLSPAVAKAKEFVADIFRRAKEATGPARGGEEEEEEDDDDGGPSFEHCDPPVPTAASPGSGRCRLHPPSPRGDGSPPGEAPPAPSPPCAPPVPPPEPGYVNYTKLRYVLEPGAPPAPEEEYEDDKISLPFVVTDLRGRSLKPLKERATAQGQYLTVEQLTLDFEYVINEVIRNDAAWSRQFCSFSDYDIVILEVCPETNQVVINIGLLLLAFPSPDEEGQLRPKTYHTSLKVAWDLNTGTFVTVSVGDLTEVKGQTSGSVWSSYRKGCVDTVMRWLVPESSGRYVNRMTNEALHKGCSLKVLADNERYTWIVL, from the exons ATGGCGCCCAGCTCGAAATcggagcggggcggcccggggggaaagcggggcccggcgggggcggcgggcgggtcctcggccgggccgggcccgcggggccgccgcgagCACGTCGTGAGGCAGCTCGACCGCGTCAAG ctcagcGGGCAGCTCTCGCCGCGGCTCTTCCGCAAGCTGCCGCCGCGCGTCTGCGTCTCCCTCAAGAGCATCGTGGACGAGGACTTTCTGTGCGCGGG gCACATCTTCCTGGGCTTCTCCAAGTGCGGCCGCTACGTCCTGTCCTACACCAGCAACAGCGGCGACGACGATTTCTCCTTCTACATCTACCACCTGTACTGGTGGGAGTTCAACGTCCACAGCAAGCTCAAGCTG GTGCGGCAGGTACGGCTCTTTCAGGACGAGGAGATTTACAGCGACTTGTACCTGACAGTCTGCGAGTGGCCCAGTGACTCCTCCAAGGTCATCGTCTTCGGCTTCAA CACCCGCTCGGCCAACGGGCTCCTCGTCAACATGATGATGATGAGCGACGAGAACCACCGCGACATTTACATCAGCGCCGTGGCCGTGCCGCCCCCCCGCCACTGCCCCGGCTGCCGTGACATGGCGCTCGCCCACCCCGGtgagccgcggg GCGAGCGGCACTGCCTGCGCCACGGCTTCATGCTGCACACCAAGTACCAGGTCGTCTACCCCTTCCCCACCTTCCAACCCGCCTTCCAGCTCAAGAAGGACCAGGTCGTGCTGCTCAACACCAGCTACTCCCTCGTGGCCTGCGCCGTCGCCGTCCACGCTGCAG GTGACACCAGCTCCTGCCAAATCCTCTACGAGCGCCGGAGTGCGCCGGGGCCGTGTCGccgggcaggatgcggcccccccccgcccccccctccaccgccgccgccgccaccagcACTGCGGCCGGAGGAACCGGAGGGGGGCCCTGCGGGcgtgggggggcccgggggtgccCAGCCCCTGGCCGGGCGAGCGGGCGCAGGGCTCTCCCCCGCCGTGGCCAAAGCCAAAGAGTTTGTGGCCGACATCTTCCGCCGGGCCAAGGAGGCCACGGGGCCAGCGCgggggggcgaggaggaggaggaggaagatgatgatgacggtggccccagctTCGAGCACTGCGACCCCCCCGTCCCCACCGCTGCCTCCCCTGGCTCGGGGCGCTGCCGCCTGCACCCCCCTTCGCCCCGCGGGGACGGCAGCCCCCCTGGCgaggcccccccggcccccagccccccctgcgccccccctgtgcccccccccgagcccggcTACGTCAACTACACCAAACTGCGCTACGTGCTGGAGCCCGGCGCCCCCCCGGCGCCTGAGGAGG AGTACGAGGATGACAAGATCTCGCTGCCCTTCGTGGTCACCGACCTGCGCGGCCGCAGCCTGAAGCCGCTGAAGGAGCGAGCGACGGCGcag GGGCAGTACCTGACGGTGGAGCAGCTGACGCTGGACTTCGAGTACGTCATTAACGAGGTGATTCGTAACGACGCCGCTTGGTCCCGCCAGTTCTGCTCCTTCAGCGACTACGACATCGTCATCCTCgag gTCTGCCCCGAGACCAACCAGGTCGTCATCAACAtcgggctgctgctcctggcctTCCCCTCGCCCGACGAGGAGGGACAGCTTCG ACCAAAGACCTACCACACCAGCCTGAAGGTCGCCTGGGACCTCAACACCGGCACCTTCGTCACCGTCAGCGTGGGTGACCTCACCGAGGTCAAGGGACAGAccag cggcAGCGTGTGGAGCTCCTACCGCAAGGGCTGCGTGGACACGGTGATGCGCTGGCTGGTCCCCGAGAGCAGCGGCCGCTACGTCAACAGGATGACGAACGAGGCGCTGCACAAAG GCTGCTCCCTGAAGGTGCTGGCGGACAACGAGCGTTACACCTGGATCGTGCTGTAG
- the DCAF15 gene encoding DDB1- and CUL4-associated factor 15 isoform X9 produces the protein MAPSSKSERGGPGGKRGPAGAAGGSSAGPGPRGRREHVVRQLDRVKLSGQLSPRLFRKLPPRVCVSLKSIVDEDFLCAGHIFLGFSKCGRYVLSYTSNSGDDDFSFYIYHLYWWEFNVHSKLKLVRQVRLFQDEEIYSDLYLTVCEWPSDSSKVIVFGFNTRSANGLLVNMMMMSDENHRDIYISAVAVPPPRHCPGCRDMALAHPGEPRGERHCLRHGFMLHTKYQVVYPFPTFQPAFQLKKDQVVLLNTSYSLVACAVAVHAAGDTSSCQILYERRSAPGPCRRAGCGPPPPPPPPPPPPPALRPEEPEGGPAGVGGPGGAQPLAGRAGAGLSPAVAKAKEFVADIFRRAKEATGPARGGEEEEEEDDDDGGPSFEHCDPPVPTAASPGSGRCRLHPPSPRGDGSPPGEAPPAPSPPCAPPVPPPEPGYVNYTKLRYVLEPGAPPAPEEEYEDDKISLPFVVTDLRGRSLKPLKERATAQGQYLTVEQLTLDFEYVINEVIRNDAAWSRQFCSFSDYDIVILEVCPETNQVVINIGLLLLAFPSPDEEGQLRGSVWSSYRKGCVDTVMRWLVPESSGRYVNRMTNEALHKGCSLKVLADNERYTWIVL, from the exons ATGGCGCCCAGCTCGAAATcggagcggggcggcccggggggaaagcggggcccggcgggggcggcgggcgggtcctcggccgggccgggcccgcggggccgccgcgagCACGTCGTGAGGCAGCTCGACCGCGTCAAG ctcagcGGGCAGCTCTCGCCGCGGCTCTTCCGCAAGCTGCCGCCGCGCGTCTGCGTCTCCCTCAAGAGCATCGTGGACGAGGACTTTCTGTGCGCGGG gCACATCTTCCTGGGCTTCTCCAAGTGCGGCCGCTACGTCCTGTCCTACACCAGCAACAGCGGCGACGACGATTTCTCCTTCTACATCTACCACCTGTACTGGTGGGAGTTCAACGTCCACAGCAAGCTCAAGCTG GTGCGGCAGGTACGGCTCTTTCAGGACGAGGAGATTTACAGCGACTTGTACCTGACAGTCTGCGAGTGGCCCAGTGACTCCTCCAAGGTCATCGTCTTCGGCTTCAA CACCCGCTCGGCCAACGGGCTCCTCGTCAACATGATGATGATGAGCGACGAGAACCACCGCGACATTTACATCAGCGCCGTGGCCGTGCCGCCCCCCCGCCACTGCCCCGGCTGCCGTGACATGGCGCTCGCCCACCCCGGtgagccgcggg GCGAGCGGCACTGCCTGCGCCACGGCTTCATGCTGCACACCAAGTACCAGGTCGTCTACCCCTTCCCCACCTTCCAACCCGCCTTCCAGCTCAAGAAGGACCAGGTCGTGCTGCTCAACACCAGCTACTCCCTCGTGGCCTGCGCCGTCGCCGTCCACGCTGCAG GTGACACCAGCTCCTGCCAAATCCTCTACGAGCGCCGGAGTGCGCCGGGGCCGTGTCGccgggcaggatgcggcccccccccgcccccccctccaccgccgccgccgccaccagcACTGCGGCCGGAGGAACCGGAGGGGGGCCCTGCGGGcgtgggggggcccgggggtgccCAGCCCCTGGCCGGGCGAGCGGGCGCAGGGCTCTCCCCCGCCGTGGCCAAAGCCAAAGAGTTTGTGGCCGACATCTTCCGCCGGGCCAAGGAGGCCACGGGGCCAGCGCgggggggcgaggaggaggaggaggaagatgatgatgacggtggccccagctTCGAGCACTGCGACCCCCCCGTCCCCACCGCTGCCTCCCCTGGCTCGGGGCGCTGCCGCCTGCACCCCCCTTCGCCCCGCGGGGACGGCAGCCCCCCTGGCgaggcccccccggcccccagccccccctgcgccccccctgtgcccccccccgagcccggcTACGTCAACTACACCAAACTGCGCTACGTGCTGGAGCCCGGCGCCCCCCCGGCGCCTGAGGAGG AGTACGAGGATGACAAGATCTCGCTGCCCTTCGTGGTCACCGACCTGCGCGGCCGCAGCCTGAAGCCGCTGAAGGAGCGAGCGACGGCGcag GGGCAGTACCTGACGGTGGAGCAGCTGACGCTGGACTTCGAGTACGTCATTAACGAGGTGATTCGTAACGACGCCGCTTGGTCCCGCCAGTTCTGCTCCTTCAGCGACTACGACATCGTCATCCTCgag gTCTGCCCCGAGACCAACCAGGTCGTCATCAACAtcgggctgctgctcctggcctTCCCCTCGCCCGACGAGGAGGGACAGCTTCG cggcAGCGTGTGGAGCTCCTACCGCAAGGGCTGCGTGGACACGGTGATGCGCTGGCTGGTCCCCGAGAGCAGCGGCCGCTACGTCAACAGGATGACGAACGAGGCGCTGCACAAAG GCTGCTCCCTGAAGGTGCTGGCGGACAACGAGCGTTACACCTGGATCGTGCTGTAG
- the DCAF15 gene encoding DDB1- and CUL4-associated factor 15 isoform X8 — MAPSSKSERGGPGGKRGPAGAAGGSSAGPGPRGRREHVVRQLDRVKLSGQLSPRLFRKLPPRVCVSLKSIVDEDFLCAGHIFLGFSKCGRYVLSYTSNSGDDDFSFYIYHLYWWEFNVHSKLKLVRQVRLFQDEEIYSDLYLTVCEWPSDSSKVIVFGFNTRSANGLLVNMMMMSDENHRDIYISAVAVPPPRHCPGCRDMALAHPGEPRGERHCLRHGFMLHTKYQVVYPFPTFQPAFQLKKDQVVLLNTSYSLVACAVAVHAAGDTSSCQILYERRSAPGPCRRAGCGPPPPPPPPPPPPPALRPEEPEGGPAGVGGPGGAQPLAGRAGAGLSPAVAKAKEFVADIFRRAKEATGPARGGEEEEEEDDDDGGPSFEHCDPPVPTAASPGSGRCRLHPPSPRGDGSPPGEAPPAPSPPCAPPVPPPEPGYVNYTKLRYVLEPGAPPAPEEEYEDDKISLPFVVTDLRGRSLKPLKERATAQGQYLTVEQLTLDFEYVINEVIRNDAAWSRQFCSFSDYDIVILEVCPETNQVVINIGLLLLAFPSPDEEGQLRPKTYHTSLKVAWDLNTGTFVTVSVGDLTEVKGQTSVWSSYRKGCVDTVMRWLVPESSGRYVNRMTNEALHKGCSLKVLADNERYTWIVL, encoded by the exons ATGGCGCCCAGCTCGAAATcggagcggggcggcccggggggaaagcggggcccggcgggggcggcgggcgggtcctcggccgggccgggcccgcggggccgccgcgagCACGTCGTGAGGCAGCTCGACCGCGTCAAG ctcagcGGGCAGCTCTCGCCGCGGCTCTTCCGCAAGCTGCCGCCGCGCGTCTGCGTCTCCCTCAAGAGCATCGTGGACGAGGACTTTCTGTGCGCGGG gCACATCTTCCTGGGCTTCTCCAAGTGCGGCCGCTACGTCCTGTCCTACACCAGCAACAGCGGCGACGACGATTTCTCCTTCTACATCTACCACCTGTACTGGTGGGAGTTCAACGTCCACAGCAAGCTCAAGCTG GTGCGGCAGGTACGGCTCTTTCAGGACGAGGAGATTTACAGCGACTTGTACCTGACAGTCTGCGAGTGGCCCAGTGACTCCTCCAAGGTCATCGTCTTCGGCTTCAA CACCCGCTCGGCCAACGGGCTCCTCGTCAACATGATGATGATGAGCGACGAGAACCACCGCGACATTTACATCAGCGCCGTGGCCGTGCCGCCCCCCCGCCACTGCCCCGGCTGCCGTGACATGGCGCTCGCCCACCCCGGtgagccgcggg GCGAGCGGCACTGCCTGCGCCACGGCTTCATGCTGCACACCAAGTACCAGGTCGTCTACCCCTTCCCCACCTTCCAACCCGCCTTCCAGCTCAAGAAGGACCAGGTCGTGCTGCTCAACACCAGCTACTCCCTCGTGGCCTGCGCCGTCGCCGTCCACGCTGCAG GTGACACCAGCTCCTGCCAAATCCTCTACGAGCGCCGGAGTGCGCCGGGGCCGTGTCGccgggcaggatgcggcccccccccgcccccccctccaccgccgccgccgccaccagcACTGCGGCCGGAGGAACCGGAGGGGGGCCCTGCGGGcgtgggggggcccgggggtgccCAGCCCCTGGCCGGGCGAGCGGGCGCAGGGCTCTCCCCCGCCGTGGCCAAAGCCAAAGAGTTTGTGGCCGACATCTTCCGCCGGGCCAAGGAGGCCACGGGGCCAGCGCgggggggcgaggaggaggaggaggaagatgatgatgacggtggccccagctTCGAGCACTGCGACCCCCCCGTCCCCACCGCTGCCTCCCCTGGCTCGGGGCGCTGCCGCCTGCACCCCCCTTCGCCCCGCGGGGACGGCAGCCCCCCTGGCgaggcccccccggcccccagccccccctgcgccccccctgtgcccccccccgagcccggcTACGTCAACTACACCAAACTGCGCTACGTGCTGGAGCCCGGCGCCCCCCCGGCGCCTGAGGAGG AGTACGAGGATGACAAGATCTCGCTGCCCTTCGTGGTCACCGACCTGCGCGGCCGCAGCCTGAAGCCGCTGAAGGAGCGAGCGACGGCGcag GGGCAGTACCTGACGGTGGAGCAGCTGACGCTGGACTTCGAGTACGTCATTAACGAGGTGATTCGTAACGACGCCGCTTGGTCCCGCCAGTTCTGCTCCTTCAGCGACTACGACATCGTCATCCTCgag gTCTGCCCCGAGACCAACCAGGTCGTCATCAACAtcgggctgctgctcctggcctTCCCCTCGCCCGACGAGGAGGGACAGCTTCG ACCAAAGACCTACCACACCAGCCTGAAGGTCGCCTGGGACCTCAACACCGGCACCTTCGTCACCGTCAGCGTGGGTGACCTCACCGAGGTCAAGGGACAGAccag CGTGTGGAGCTCCTACCGCAAGGGCTGCGTGGACACGGTGATGCGCTGGCTGGTCCCCGAGAGCAGCGGCCGCTACGTCAACAGGATGACGAACGAGGCGCTGCACAAAG GCTGCTCCCTGAAGGTGCTGGCGGACAACGAGCGTTACACCTGGATCGTGCTGTAG